The stretch of DNA ACCCTCCtgatttccctttcccagcctcattcctgctggaaaatggagGATCCgagcctgctgctcccctgggtgGGCTCAGGGACTCCGGGGCTCCGGGCACCAACTTTGTCGGGTTATCCTCTAAAATTCGGGTTCTCTTTCAAAACGAGCCGAGCAGCTGATAGTTCTGAAAGGTTATTTCTTGCAGAtcacatcagtctcaaaaggcacagtcacagcAAAGTCCGGGCGGAGTTTGAGTTTAGAGTcccaaataaaagcagaagctgctccgGGAGGTCCCGGcggggctggtgctgctgcagcaggtttTATCTTCTTCTGGGGtgcaaaagcaaaaggcaatggcagaaaaagcagaaaaggcaatggcaaaaagcaatggcagaaaaagcagaaaaggcaatggcaaaaagcaatggcagaaaaagcagaaaaggcaatggcaaaaagcaatggcagaaaaagcagaaaaggcaatggcaaaaagcaatggcagaaaaagcagaaaaggcaatggcaaaaagcaatggcagaaaaagcagaaaaggcaatggcaaaaagcaatggcagaaaaagcagaaaaggcaatggcaaaaagcaatggcagaaaaagcagaaaaggcaatggcaaaaagcaatggcagaaaaagcagaaaaggcaatggcaaaaagcaatggcaggaaaagcagaaaagcaatggcagaaaagcagaaataggtgatggaaaaaagcagaaaggcagaaaagtgatggcaaaaatcagaaaagcaggaaagtgatggcaaaaagcaagaaaagcagaaataggtgatggaaaaaagcagaaaggcaggaaagtgatggcaaaaagcagaaataggTGATGgaaaaaagcaatggcagaaaaagcagaaaaggtgaTGGCAAAAGGCAATGGCAGAGAAACAGAATGGCAATggcaaaaatcagaaaagcagaaaaggtgatcaaaaagcagaaaagcagaaaagtgatggcaaaaagcaatggaaagcaatggcagaaaaagcagaaaaggctttgcagagaaacagaatggcaatggcaaaaagcagaaaagcagaaaaggtgatggcaaaaatcagaaaagcagaaaaggtgatggcaaaaggcagaaaagcagaaaggtgATGGCAAAAGgcaatggcaggaaaagcagaaaagcaaaaagcaccGACTCTTCTCCATCCAAACTCTTACATAGAATCTTTCCAAGGAGCTCAGACACAAACTCGGAGCCCCCACTCCTCAACTTGATAGAATTTTAATTGTGTGACACGCCAGGTTGTGTACAAACTCCACACACAACTcgttttgttctgttttaaaatgccaGCAGTGTTTTTGCTAAAGCTTTGTTGTGTCTGAGCGCTGTCTGCAGCCCGGAGCCTCGACTGAAAACcttaataatgttttttaacTTCCACCAGAACTCACACTTTTGTTTTGATATCCGAACCTTTTACTCACTAAAAGCATTCCAGCTCACACTAACGCTGACTGACTCATCTTAAACTTGAACTTCTGCTTGATGTGCGAGCGGCTTAACGCACCTCGGTCACCCGCAGGCTTTAATTCCATTTGAATTTAGACCAATTCAATTCGAGGATTCTGAGGGTCCCACCCCGCTGGGGCcgctccttcccttcccccgATGAAATTCCCCTTTTTGCTCGCAGCCCTTCGGGGAGTGGTGCAACCTGCAGCCCAAAGACGCCGCCAAGATGCCCGAGAGCGCCTGGAAGTTGCTGTTCTACTCCGTGTCCTGGAGCTACGGCGCGTACCTGCTGTTCGGCACCGAGTACCGCTTCTTCCAGGACCCGCCCTCCGCCTTCCGCGGTGAGacccggcaccggcaccggcaccggcaccggcaccggcaccggcaccggcaccggggggggggggggggggggggggggggggggggggggggggggggggggggggggggggggggggggggggggggggggggggggggggggggggggggggggggggggggggggggggggggggggggggggggggggggggggggggggggggggggggggggggggggggggggggggggggggggggggggggggggggggggggggggggggggggggggggggggggggggggggggggggggggggggggggggggggggggggggggggggggggggggggggggggggggggggggggggggggggggggggggggggggggggggggggggggggggggggggggggggggggggggggggggggggggggggggggggggggggggggggggggggggggggggggggggggggggggggggggggggggggggggggggggggggggggggggggggggggggggggggggggggggggggggggggggggggggggggggggggggggggggggggggggggggggggggggggggggggggggggggggggggggggggggggggggggggggggggggggggggggggggggggggggggggggggggggggggggggggggggggggggggggggggggggggggggggggggggggggggggggggggggggggggggggggggggggggggggggggggggggggggggggggggggggggggggggggggggggggggggggggggggggggggggggggggggggggggggggggggggggggggggggggggggggggggggggggggggggggggggggggggggggggggggggggggggggggggggggggggggggggggggggggggggggggggggggggggggggggggggggggggggggggggggggggggggggggggttttttttatatataattcccttttttattattcagttttttatataattccctttttttataattccttttttataattcctttttttatataattcttttttttattattcacctttttttataattcccttttttaaatataattcccttttttattatacatttttttatataattcccttttttattattcactttttttataattccctttttttataattccttttttatatataattccctttttttataattcctttttttatataattctctttttgtataattctcctttttttataaTTCCCCTTTTTATTATTCACTTTTTTTatcattcccttttttttataattcatttttttataattccttttttaaacataattcccttttttttataattccttttttttataattccctttttttcataattccctttttttttaataattccctttttaaaaaattcccatttttttataattccctttttaaaataattctcttttttttataattccttttttaaaatattcccttttttataattcccttttttataATAgttcccttttaaaaataattccggtttttttataattccatttttaaaataattctctttttttttataattcccattttttataattcccttttttttattattccttttttttaaatattcccttttttataattcattttttttataattccctttttttttataattcccttcttttttaaaattccgGGTTTTTtataattcccttttttaataATCCCTTTTTtataattcccattttttttttagtaactccctttttttaataattccgGTTTTTTTATAATTCCCCTGTGTTGCCATTCCGGTTTTCTGCTGCGGGAGGGGCACGAGGTGTTTGTTTGGGGCCGGGAGTgaatctgaaataattctggggatgggcaggggagCAAACCAGGGTTTAAAAATCACCTCCTTCCAAACCCTGCCTAAATCAGAGCCTAAAAACCACCTCGTTCCAAACTCTGCACCAAATCAGGGTTTAAAAATCATTTCATTCCAAGTCCTCCCCAAAACAGGGTTTAAAAATCACTTGTTCCAAGTCCTGCCTAAATCAGAGCCTAAAAATCGCCTCATGCCAAATTCTGCACCAGATCAGGGTTTAgaaatcatctcattccaattCCTGCCTAAATCAGAGCCTAAAAACCACCTCGTTCCAAACTCTGCACCAAATCAGGGTTTAAAAATCATTTCATTCCAAGTCCTCCCCAAAACAGGGTTTAAAAATCACTTGTTCCAAGTCCTGCCTAAATCAGAGCCTAAAAATCGCCTCATGCCAAATTCTGCACCAGATCAGGGTTTAgaaatcatctcattccaattCCTGCCTAAATCAaggcttaaaaataatttaattccaaGTCCTCCCCAAATCAAGGTTTGAAAATCAGCTCGTTCCAACCCCTGCCCCAACCAAAGCCTAAAAACAATAACATACAACGATATTGATTTATTATATACACTTAATTACAGATACATAATCTTACGTATTAATAATATTACATTATTACATATACACAACACAACTTTTATTCCATATCTATAACATTTACATCTCAAAATACACATCCCAGGCCCGCTGTGATTAATAGCAATTAGCAGAACCCAATTAACGAATCCCACCCAAATCAGGGTTTAAAAATCACCCTGCCCCAACCCAAGTCTAAAAACAATAACATATAATGATATTGGTTTTATTGCATGTACATAATTACAGGTACATAATTTTTACATAGTAATAATATTATATCATTACATACACATAATTATAATATACACATATGCATAATTACAGATACATAAATTTTACATATTAATAATATTACATTATGACATATACATAGTTATAATATACACGTTACATAATTGCATATACACAAAATTTTACATATTAATAATATTACATAATCCCATACACATAATTATaatatacacatacacaatTACATATACATAAATTTTACATAGTAATATTATATCATTACATATACATAATTATACACAAATACATAAttacatatacatattttttacaTATTACTATTACATAATCgcatatacataaatataatataCACATATTACACAATTACATTATACATAATTACATATACATAATTTTCACGTATTAATAACATTACATTATGACATATTACAATATACGCATTACATTATTGCATACACACAAAATTTTACATATTAATAATATTACATAATCGCAGATACATAATTataatatacacatatacataatTACAGATACATAAATTTTACGTAGTAATAATATTGTATCATTACATATACATAATTATACACGTATTACACAATTACATATACCTAATTTTTACGTATTAATAATATTACATTATGACATATCCACAACACAACTTCCATATCTGTAACATTTACATCTCAAAGCACACATCCCAGGCCCGCTGTGATTAGCAGCAATTAGCAAAAGCGAATTAACAAAACCCACCCAAATCAGAGTTTAAAAATCACCTCTTTGCAACCCTGCCCTAACCCAAGcctaaaaacaaaaatcacctCATTGCAACCCTGCCCTAACCCAAGCCTAAAAACAGTAACATATATTGATACTGGTTTTATTACATATACATAATTACAGATACATAATTTTTACATAGTGATAATATGATATCATTACATACACATAATTACAATATACACATATGCATAATTACATATACACCAATTTTACCTATTAATAATATTACATCATTACATACACACAGCGCAGCTTCCATTCCATACACCCGACACACACGCTACACCTCAAAGCGCGCCCCCCGAGCCCGCAGTCATTAGCCGCAATTAGCGGCAGCGCATTAACGAGGGCGGTGTTCCGCTGTGCCAGGCTGGCGGCGCGGCATGGAGGTGCCCGGGGACATCGCCATCGCCtacctgctgcagggcagcttcTACGGGCACTCGCTCTACGCCACCGCCTACATGGACACCTGGCGCCGGGACTCGCGGGTGATGCTGCTGCACCACCTGGTGGCCCTGGCGCTCATCGCCTCCTCCTACGCCTTCAGGTGAGCCCCAAAATCCGCGGGGTGCTGCGGGGATCCCATAGTGAGCCCCCAAATCCGCGGGGTGCTGCGGGAATAGAGCCCCCGAACCCGCGGGGGGCTGCGGGGATAGAGCCCCAAAATCCGCGGGGTGCTGCGGGGATCCCCTGAATCCACGGGGTGCTGCGGGGATCCTACTGTGAGCCCCAAAATCCGCGGGGTGCTGCGGTGAGCCCCAAAATCcatggggtgctgtggggatCCCCCGAATCcatggggtgctgtggggatCCTGCAGTgagccccaaaatccacagGATGCTGTGGTGAGCCCCAGAATCCATGAGGTGTTGTGGGGATCCCCCAAATCcatggggtgctgtggggatcctgtgggaatcctgtgggaatcctgtggTGAGCCCCCAAATCCACGGGGTGCTGTGGGGATCCTACAGTGAGCCCCCAAATCCACGTGGTGCTGTGGGGATCCTGCACTGAGTCCCCCAAACCCACAGGGTGCTGTGGGGAACCCCCAAATCCACGGGGTGCTGTGGGGATCCCACAGTGACCCCAAAATCCGTGGGGTGCcgtggggatgctgcaggaatCCCGTGGGGATCCCACAgtgagccccaaaatccccggGGTTCTGTGGAGATCCCCCTCACACTTTTTTCCCGCCTTTTTTTCccgcctttttttcccccccacctttttttccccccgccCTTTTTTCCCgccttttttcctgcctttttttcccgCCTTTTTTCTCCACCTTCCCCccatatttttctcccttttcttccccctttctttcccctgcttttctctccctcacCCTTTTTCCCCCACCTTTCCCCCCTGTTTTTCCCcgttttccccccatttcccccccagggggggggggggggggggggggggggggggggggggggggggggggggggggggggggggggggggggggggggggggggggggggggggggggggggggggggggggggggggggggggggggggggggggggggggggggggggggggggggggggggggggggggggggggggggggggggggggggggggggggggggggggggggggggggggggggggggggggggggggggggggggggggggggggggggggggggggggggggggggggggggggggggggggggggggggggggggggctggtcAGTCTGTCCTTCATCCCAGTCCTGATCCTAAACCTGATCCCGATCCCagtcccaatcccaatcccaatcctgatcccaatcctgatcccaggCCTGACCCCGATCCCAACCTGCCTGGCCTTCAGCCTCAGCTGGTCAGTCTGTCCTTCATCCCAGTCCTGATCCTAAACCTGATCCCGATCCCagtcccaatcccaatcccaatcctgatcccaatcctgatcccaatcccagtttGCCTGGCCTTCAGCCTCCCCATAGTGAGCCCCCAAATCCGCGGGGTGCTGCGGGAATAGAGCCCCAAAATCCGCGGGGTGCTGCGGggatcccggggggggggggggggggggggggggggggggggggggggggggggggggggggggggggggggggggggggggggggggggggggggggggggggggggggggggggggggggggggggggggggggggggggggggggggggggggggggggggggggggggggctgcggggaTAGAGCCCCAAAATCCGCGGGGTGCTGCGGGAATAGAGCCCCCGAATCCGCGGGGTGATGTGGGGATCCCATAGTGAGCCCCCAAATCCGCGGGGTGCTGCGGGGATCCCCTGAATCCACGGGGTGCTGCGGGGATCCTACTGTGAGCCCCAAAATCCGCGGGGTGCTGCGGTGAGCCCCAAAATCcatggggtgctgtggggatCCCCCGAATCcatggggtgctgtggggatCCTGCAGTgagccccaaaatccacagGATGCTGTGGTGAGCCCCAGAATCCATGAGGTGTTGTGGGGATCCCCCAAATCcatggggtgctgtggggatCCTGTGGGGatcctgtgggaatcctgtgggaatcctgtggTGAGCCCCCAAATCCACGGGGTGCTGTGGGGATCCTACAGTGAGCCCCCAAATCCACGTGGTGCTGTGGGGATCCTGCACTGAGTCCCCCAAACCCACAGGGTGCTGTGGGGAACCCCCAAATCCACGGGGTGCTGTGGGGATCCCACAGTGACCCCAAAATCCGTGGGGTGCcgtggggatgctgcaggaatCCTGTGGGGATCCCACAgtgagccccaaaatccccggGGTTCTGTGGAGATCCCCCTCACACTTTTTTCCCGCCTTTTTTTCccgcctttttttcccccccacctttttttccccccgccCTTTTTTCCCgccttttttcctgcctttttttcccgCCTTTTTTCTCCACCTTCCCCccatatttttctcccttttcttccccctttctttcccctgcttttctctccctcacCCTTTTTCCCCCACCTTTCCCCCCTGTTTTTCCCcgttttccccccatttcccccccaggggggggggggggggggggggggggggggggggggggggggggggggggggggggggggggggggggggggggggggggggggggggggggggggggggggggggggggggggggggggggggggggggggggggggggggggggggggggggggggggggggggggggggggggggggggggggggggggggggggggggggggggggggggggggggggggggggggggggggggggggggggggggggggggggggggggggggggggggggggggggggggggggggggggggggggggggggg from Ficedula albicollis isolate OC2 chromosome 28, FicAlb1.5, whole genome shotgun sequence encodes:
- the CERS1 gene encoding ceramide synthase 1; amino-acid sequence: MPESAWKLLFYSVSWSYGAYLLFGTEYRFFQDPPSAFRGWRRGMEVPGDIAIAYLLQGSFYGHSLYATAYMDTWRRDSRVMLLHHLVALALIASSYAFRVLWGTPKSTGCCLTPIPTCLAFSLSWFWFRLYWFPLKVLYATCHCSLQAVPDIPFYFFFNALLLLLTLMNIYWFLVRRRGTQPTGTPEPRGDPET